From Thermincola ferriacetica:
ACATACTTAAAACCAGGCGGCAGGGGGTCCAGGTCTTTCTGGTACTTGGGCTGGGCCGTGGCGGTAATGGCCGCCAGAGTGCGGCCATGGAAGGATTTTTCCATGGTAATAATTTCGTATTTATCGGGGCCCAGGTACTTTTTCGCATACTTACGGGCCAATTTGATGGCTCCTTCATTGGCTTCCGCCCCGCTGTTGCAGAAAAATACCTTGTCTAAGGCCGAATTTTCCACCAGTAACCTGGCCAGTTTCACCTGGGGCTCAATCCAGTACAGGTTGGATACATGCATAAGGGTCTCGGCCTGTTCCCGGATAGCCTCAACCACTTTGGGATGGCAGTGGCCCAGGGAATTAACGGCCAGACCGGCTACAAAATCCAGATATTTATTACCTTCGGCATCCCAGACAAAAGCCCCCTCGCCCTTGACCAGGGCCATAGGCAGCCGCCCGTATGTATTCATCACGTATTTCTGGCCTAATTCAATTATCTCTTGCGTTTTCATGGCTTATCTTAACGGGCCGATCACGAAAAGGAACGGCCCGCTAATAGCCCCCTTTCTATAAGACATTTTTTAGATGCATACTCAATCATATTTTTTAACATGCTTTATATAACTTGTTAGTGTTGGAATAACAATTCTGATGTTGGGCAAATTATTTACTAGGACAATTAATGAACAGTAAAGGTGAAAAACTCAATGAAGGACAGATTGACAGCCGGCGCTCTGGCCGGGTTCATCGGCGCCACGATACAGGTAATATTCGATATAACTATGAAAATGCTAAAAATTACAGACCGCACATTTATCGATTTCGCCAAAGTGTTTGTGATGTTTAAGCCCTTCAAAGGGGTGACTGCCGACATCGTGGGCACAATCGGCCATCTGGGCGCAGGAGCCCTGTTTGGTGTAATGCTTGCTTATATAATCATGCTTACTTCTCACAGGTTTTACCTGTTCAAGGGAACAGGCTTCGGTTTTGTTATCTGGATTACCGTTAACGGTATAGGAACAGCCATAAACTTACCCCTGTTCAAAGAGATCCCCCCGCTATCTGCCTTGGCCACACTGGCAGGCGCACTAATATGGGGTCTTGTCACCGCATATATTTTAAAACTCATGGACACCAAAATCAGACTGGTTTAAACGCGGCATCTCTTACCTTACCACCATTGTCCCGATTCCGCGGTCTGTAAAGATTTCCAGCAGGATGGAATGGGGTATCCTCCCGTCCAGGATATGGGTGGTCGTAACTCCGCCCTCAACTGCCCGGACACAGCACTCTACTTTGGGGATCATACCCCCACTAATAACCCCGCTGGTTATCTTCTCATTTACCTGATTCAGCTTTAATTCTGAAATAAGGGTATCTTTATTGTTATAATCCTCAAATATTCCTTCCACATCGGTCAGCAAAATTAATTTATCTGCCTTCAGGGCTATGGCAATTTCCCCGGCCACATAATCGGCATTGATGTTATAACTCTCGCCCTCCGCACCGACTCCAACAGGCGCCACAACAGGAATATATCCCTCGTTGATGACAGTTTGGATTATCTCCGGGTTAATTTTCTCCACATCCCCGACAAAACCTATATCCTGCAGCAATTCTTTGCCTTCATTATCAATAGATTTGCCCATCTTTCTGACTGCCTGGATTAGGTTGGCATCCTTGCCTGACAATCCTACCGCTTTGCCCCCATGCCTGTTAATCAAGGCAACAATTTCCTTATTTATCTTCCCAACCAGAACCATTTCCACTATTTCCATGGTGGCCGGATCCGTAACCCGGCAGCCGCCCACAAACTGTGAAGGGATATTAAGCCTTTTCAGCATATCAGTAATTTTCGGCCCACCGCCATGAACTATTACAGGGTTTATCCCGATAAGCTTCATCAAAATGACATCTTTGATAACGGCCTGTTTTAGCTCGTCATTTATCATTGCATGGCCGCCGTATTTTATCACCACAGTCTTACCGTAAAATTTCCTGA
This genomic window contains:
- the argB gene encoding acetylglutamate kinase codes for the protein MNNAVEKANVLIEALPYIRKFYGKTVVIKYGGHAMINDELKQAVIKDVILMKLIGINPVIVHGGGPKITDMLKRLNIPSQFVGGCRVTDPATMEIVEMVLVGKINKEIVALINRHGGKAVGLSGKDANLIQAVRKMGKSIDNEGKELLQDIGFVGDVEKINPEIIQTVINEGYIPVVAPVGVGAEGESYNINADYVAGEIAIALKADKLILLTDVEGIFEDYNNKDTLISELKLNQVNEKITSGVISGGMIPKVECCVRAVEGGVTTTHILDGRIPHSILLEIFTDRGIGTMVVR